A genomic window from Triticum urartu cultivar G1812 chromosome 7, Tu2.1, whole genome shotgun sequence includes:
- the LOC125520684 gene encoding uncharacterized protein LOC125520684: protein MKKGAFAFFLLLLAVASHGTWCEAAPRRAMAGAALQPHEIQGQRLLEMSRARKLGHTGGRGSGGGASGAGRHTGTGGGAVNTRPHNTKNGGAVALPALVTSALALVFTTVILLSALSF from the exons ATGAAGAAAGGTGCCTtcgctttcttcctcctcctcctcgccgtcgCTTCCCATGGCACATGGTGTGAGGCAGCTCCGAGAAGGGCCATGGCTGGTGCAGCTCTCCAGCCCCATG AAATCCAAGGCCAGAGGCTCCTGGAGATGTCGAGAGCCAGGAAGCTTGGGCACACGGGAGGCCGCGGCTCCGGTGGTGGAGCGAGCGGTGCCGGGAGGCACACCGGTACCGGTGGCGGCGCGGTGAACACGAGGCCGCACAACACCAAGAACGGCGGCGCTGTGGCGCTGCCGGCTCTGGTGACCTCCGCTCTGGCACTGGTTTTCACCACTGTCATTCTTCTCTCGGCGCTCAGCTTCTAA